A window from Salvia miltiorrhiza cultivar Shanhuang (shh) chromosome 2, IMPLAD_Smil_shh, whole genome shotgun sequence encodes these proteins:
- the LOC131008478 gene encoding uncharacterized protein LOC131008478: protein MVKDLTTTQRNQVVQFILQGSIDGKPKHGRILEAVQKFSTSRSTVTRLWRAARKQHQAGEVIHSVSRKITTKRRTRVHLDLTVLSNLEYTKRGTIRKLAVGLETSKSTIGRWVKTGKIRAHTSALKPDLTATNKLLRLRFSLESLELDRILNKIKFRDMHNTVHIDEKWFYITRGSHRYYLAPGEPEPHRTCKSKKFITKIMFMCAVTRPLIAENGTVLFDGKIGIFPFTIQVPAKRNSRNRQAGTLETKAIESITKEVIKDCLINKIIPAIMAKWPEGASKDIFIQQDNARPHILDNDPDFRKAASQGGFNIRLTQQPPNSPDCNGCMMEIMKFKGQNCYKILHMGKDALRRLNQLPQNLEVPVELIQGCIDYLNEMGNQDGITEIVQSLGLDEIEGY, encoded by the exons ATGGTGAAAGATCTCACTACAACACAAAGAAACCAAGTGGTGCAATTCATCCTCCAAGGCAGCATTGATGGGAAGCCGAAACATGGCAGAATACTTGAAGCCGTTCAGAAATTCTCAACCTCTCGTTCCACTGTTACTCGACTGTGGAGGGCTGCAAGAAAGCAACATCAAGCAGGTGAAGTTATACACAGTGTAAGTCGAAAGATTACTACAAAACGTAGAACTCGAGTTCATCTAGATTTGACTGTTCTATCAAATCTCGAATACACCAAGCGAGGCACGATTAGGAAGCTTGCAGTTGGTCTAGAAACCAGTAAGAGCACCATTGGTAGGTGGGTGAAAACTGGAAAAATCAGAGCACACACAAGTGCTCTAAAACCAGATTTGACAGCCACCAACAAGCTATTGAGGCTGCGATTCTCACTTGAATCCTTAGAATTGGATAGGATTcttaataaaatcaaattcagAGATATGCATAACACCGTGCATATAGACGAGAAGTGGTTTTACATTACTCGAGGTTCACATAGATACTACTTAGCACCCGGAGAGCCCGAGCCACACCGAACATGTAAAAGCAAGAAATTCATTACCAAGATCATGTTTATGTGCGCTGTAACAAGACCATTGATAGCAGAAAATGGTACTGTTTTATTTGATGGTAAAATAGGTATATTTCCATTCACCATCCAAGTTCCAGCTAAGAGAAATAGTAGGAACAGACAAGCTGGCACACTTGAGACTAAAGCAATCGAGTCAATCACAAAAGAAGTGATTAAAGATTGTTTAATCAACAAG ATCATACCAGCCATAATGGCTAAGTGGCCAGAGGGAGCTAGCAAAGATATATTCATTCAACAAGACAATGCAAGACCTCACATACTAGATAATGATCCAGATTTCAGGAAGGCAGCTAGTCAAGGAGGCTTCAACATTAGACTCACACAACAGCCACCAAACAGCCCAGATTGTAAT GGATGCATGATGGAAATCATGAAGTTTAAGGGGCAGAATTGTTACAAGATTCTACACATGGGAAAAGATGCACTTAGAAGGTTGAACCAACTGCCACAGAACTTGGAAGTCCCAGTGGAGTTAATTCAAGGGTGTATAGATTACCTAAATGAGATGGGCAACCAAGATGGAATCACAGAAATAGTGCAAAGCCTTGGTTTAGATGAGATTGAAGGTTACTAA
- the LOC131008479 gene encoding protein DOG1-like 4, with the protein MIDRIHPIYQMKTLVEHKFSDFYKKWMAQLEDLLELLLVAVKEPPQEPGCAVAAISKVTAHHKEYYKFKWAAAHDDVLAFFSGPVWLSPLETAHLWITGWKPSAAFRLLRAACGGAVTEEQVRKIELLRVRMKAEEERVEREMERLQVAVADRNAVEMVRGKAAAAAAVGGFLGGLERVMKMADCVRLRTLKGLLEILSPMQSVHFLATNSLFQIRVRKFGMNIIETTNLAS; encoded by the coding sequence ATGATCGATCGAATTCATCCAATATATCAAATGAAAACCCTAGTGGAACACAAATTCTCGGATTTCTACAAGAAATGGATGGCCCAGCTGGAAGATCTCCTCGAGCTCCTCCTCGTGGCGGTGAAGGAGCCGCCGCAGGAACCCGGCTGCGCTGTGGCGGCGATCAGCAAGGTCACCGCCCACCACAAAGAATACTACAAGTTCAAATGGGCCGCGGCCCACGACGACGTGCTGGCCTTCTTCAGCGGCCCGGTTTGGCTGAGCCCTCTCGAGACGGCCCATCTCTGGATCACCGGGTGGAAGCCGTCGGCGGCGTTCCGGCTGCTGCGGGCGGCGTGCGGCGGCGCCGTGACGGAGGAGCAGGTGAGGAAGATCGAGCTGTTGCGGGTGCGGATGAAGGCGGAGGAGGAGAGGGTGGAGAGGGAGATGGAGAGGCTGCAGGTGGCGGTGGCGGATAGGAACGCGGTGGAGATGGTGAGGGGgaaggcagcggcggcggcggcggttggGGGGTTTTTGGGGGGCTTGGAGAGAGTGATGAAGATGGCGGATTGCGTGAGGCTCAGGACGTTGAAAGGGTTGCTCGAGATTTTGAGCCCCATGCAGAGTGTCCACTTCTTGGCTACAAACTCCTTGTTTCAAATTAGGGTTAGGAAATTTGGGATGAATATCATTGAGACCACCAACTTAGCTTCTTGA